The following is a genomic window from Actinomycetota bacterium.
GAATGACAACAAGACGGGGAGATCATCGACAAGAGGCCTCCATGCAGCTGCGTCACCGGTCGCCGACCCCCGCACGAGGACATCCTGGAACTGGAGCGGATGCTCCGGCGGGTGGTGGGCGTACGGGCCCGCGACCCGGACACCGTCCACGACCTGGTCCAGAAGGCCCTGGCCCGGGTGATCGCCGTCCGCGGGCGTCTGGACGACGGGGCGGTCGCCCCTACGCCATCGTCACCGCCCGCAACCTGGTCACCCACTGGCCAGGGAGGAGGAGCGGAGCCGGCGCCACCGGCCCCGCCTGGTCGACCCGCGCGAGCCCGAGCGGCCGCCAGGCCCACCACATCGAGGTCGCCTACGACGACCTCACCCTGGAGCCCTGACGGCCACGGGCGGGGGCGGAGATGGCGCTAGAACACCGCTCGAGCATCCGGACTTGAGGGATGGGGTTGTCGCCGGGAGCGGCGCGCAAGCTCCAGCGCCGCACGGATGACTCGGCGCTGCATGCGGCGCCGGATACTCGACCGCCGTTCTAAAGCTCGGCGGTGCCGCCGGCGTCGACCTTGGGGACGTCGGGAGGCGAGGACCCGTCCTCCAGGGCGACGACCTTGCTGAGAGCCTCGTCCTCGTTCTCGAGGAGGTACTGGCGGGCGGCGGTCCGCGCCTGTCCCTCGTCGCCGGCCTCGACCTCGACGTTCCAGGTCACCCGATAGCGCATCGCTGCCTCCGGAGTCGTCGGGAGCGCCGGACGAGCCCGCCGGCGCGGTCACGACGGGCCATGTTCCACGTGGAACACCGGGGCAAACCGAGCATCCGCTACCGCAGCCGCCCGACGGAGTCGACCGCGACCAGCGTCACCAGCACGAGGTCGAGGACGACGAACAGCCCGACCGGGAGCCCGAGCGGCCACAACAGCCCAACGGCCAGCGCCACCGGCGCCGCGGCCAGCCACAGCCACAGCGTCCGGTCGGGACCGGAGCGGACGGCCAGGCCGACCACCACGGTGGCGAGCAGGTACAGCGCCGTCCCGCTCCCCAGGGCGAGGGTGGTCGACCGCTCCAGAGTCCCGGTGGCCGCCTCGCGGATCACGAACTCGGTGCCGACCGCGACCGAGACCAGGGCGGCCAGCAGGGGCAGGTGGGTGTAGTTCCAGATGAGCCCCCGGAGCACGCTGCGGACGGTGCCATCGTCGATGCGGTCGAAGTACAGCCACCACAGGCAGGCCACGGCGAGAAAGCCGCCGACGGCGGCGGCCACGGTGGCGGCCGTCCAGTCGACCTCGGCGGCGCCCTGGGCGACCGAGATCACCGACTCGCCGAGCACGATGAGGGTGAACAGCCCGAACCGCTCGACCAGGTGGTTGGCGTGGATCGGCGCCTTGGCGATCTGGTGGCGGCCCACCCAGGGCGCGGACAGCTCGATCAGCAGCGCGACCCCCCACAGCACGTAGCGGGCCGGCTCGGGGACGAACACCGACACCAGCCAGAGCGAGGCACCGATGGAGAACGCCGTCAGGTAGAGGTTGAGGAGCGGGCGGGCCGCGGCCGCGTGGCGGCGGGCCCGCGCGTTGAGCAGCAGCACGATGCCGCGAACGGCCACGAAGGCCACGGCGAACTGGGCCGCGCCGCCGTGCAGGGCGTCGTGGATGCTGAGGGCCATGGCGATGACGGCCAGCATCCCGCCCAGCACCAGGACCCGGTGCAGGAGGTCGTCGGTGTCGAACCGGTCGGCGTAGACCGTGTAGCCGACCCAGGCCCACCAGACGGCCACGAACAGGCCGGCCGTCCCGAGGAAGTCGCCCAGGCTGGGGTAGTCCTCCAGGGTGTGGACGACCTCGGCGATGCAGATGACGAAGACCAGGTCGAAGAAGAGCTCGAGCCAGGTCGCGTGCCGCTCGCCCTGGTCGTCGAGGGTGCGCAGCTGCGGCGGCCGCAGCCACGGCCGGCGGGTGGTGGTGGCCATCAGCCTCCCCATTACATGATTACCGTCATTTGCCCGCACCGAACACCCGCCGGCCGCCCGGCATTCCCGGCCGTTCCGCATGGGTGTCCTCCGGCGCCGGTGGTAGCGTCCTCCAGGGGCCGGAGGTCCGGGGGACCCCAAAGGGTGCCCCGGGGAAATCGGACCGCCCGGAAGGAGGCTGCTGATGGGCGTCGAGCCGATGTGGGAGCCGTCGCCGGAGCGGGTCGAGGGCGCCAACCTGACCCGCTACCTGCAGTGGTTGCGCGACCGGCGGGGGCTGGCGGTCGGATCCTTTGACGAGCTGTGGCGCTGGTCGGTGGACGACCTGGACGGATTCTGGACCTCGGTATGGGAGTTCTTCGAGGTCGGCGGGCCGGCGCCCGGCCCCGCCCTGGCCGAGCGGCGGATGCCGGGGGCCCGCTGGTTCCCGGAGGCGACCCTCAACCACGCCGAGCTGTCGCTGCGCCGCCACGACGACCACCCGGCGCTGCTGTTCGGCAACGAGGCCGGCGAGCTGGGCACGATCGGCTATGCCGAGCTGGGCCGGCGGGTGGCCGCGGCCGCCGACGGGCTGCGCCGGCTCGGGGTCGCCAAGGGCGACCGGGTTGTCGCCTACCTGCCCAACGTGCCCGAGACCGTGATCGCCATGCTGGCCACGGCCAGCATCGGCGCCATCTGGTCGAGCTGCGCCCCCGAGTTCGGGGTCTCCAGCGTGGTCGACCGCTTCGCCCAGATCGAGCCCAAGGTGCTGGTGGCGGTGGACGGCTACCGCTACAACGGCGCCTGGCACGACCGCCGCGACGCCCTGACCGAGATCCGCCGCCGGCTGCCCACACTGGAGGCCACCGTCCTGGTCGGGCCCTCCGGCCAGGAGGGCGGGACCGCGGCCGGCCCGGATGCCGCCACGACGACCTGGGGCCGGCTCCTGGAGGACGGTGCCGGGGCCGAGCTGGCCTTCGAGCCGGTCGGCTTCGACCACCCGCTGTGGGTGCTGTACTCCTCGGGGACCACCGGGCTGCCCAAGGCGATCGTCCACGGGCACGGCGGGATCGCCCTCGAGCTGGTGAAGTCGATCTCGCTCCACCTCGACCTGGGCCCGGCCGACCGCTTCTTCTGGTTCACCACCACCGGCTGGATGATGTGGAACTTCCTGGTCGGGGGGCTGCTGCTCGGCTCAACGGTGGTGCTGTACGACGGCAGCCCCGGCCACCCGGACATGGGGGCGCTGTGGCGCTTCGCCGAGCGCGCGGGCATCACCTACTTCGGGACCAGCGCCGCCTTCGTGCTGGCCAGCATGAAGGCCGGGGTCGAGCCGGCCCGCGAGACCGACCTGTCGGCGCTGCACTCGATCGGGTCGACCGGCTCCCCCCTGCCCCCCGACGGCTTCGCCTGGCTGTACGAGCACGTGGCCCCCGACGTGCTGGTCGGCTCGACCAGCGGCGGCACCGACGTCTGCACCTCGTTCGTCACCTCCTGCCCGCTGCTGCCGGTCCACCCGGGGGAGATCCAGTGCCGCTCGCTGGGGGCCAGGGTGGAAAGCTTCGACGAGCACGGCCGCCCGGTCATCGGCCAGGTCGGCGAGCTGGTCGTCACCGAGCCGCTGCCCAGCATGCCGCTGTTCCTCTGGAACGACCCCGACGGCGAGCGTTACCGGGACAGCTACTTCTCGACCTGGCCGGGGGTGTGGCGCCACGGGGACTGGCTCGAGCTTACCGAGCGTGGCACCTGCATCATCAGCGGCCGCTCGGACTCGACCCTCAACCGGGGCGGCGTCCGCATGGGCACGGCCGAGTTCTACCGGGTCGTGGAGAGCCTGGACGAGGTCGTCGACAGCCTGGTCGTCGACGTCAGCGACCCCGGCGGCGAGGGCCGGCTGCTGCTGTTCGTGGTCCTGCGCCCCGGGGTGGAGCTGGACGACGGCCTGCGGGGCCGGATCCGGGGCGCGGTCAGGGCCGAGCTCTCGCCCCGCCACGTCCCCGACCAGATCGACGCCATCGCCGAGGTCCCCCGGACCCTCTCCGGCAAGAAGCTCGAGGTCCCGGTCAAGCGGGTGCTGGCCGGGGTGCCGCTCTCCCAGGCGGTCAGCGAGGGCGCCCTGGCCAACCCCGACGCCATCCACCAGGTCGTCGCCCTGGCCCGCGACCACGGGTAGGGGCGCCTCGTCCACAGCCGGTTGTGGATTTCCTTGCGCGGATTCCCGCTTCGCGTGGGATATTTAGCTGTGGCCGAGGTTGCCAGCAGGTACCAAACGGCCACTCAGGGTAGTGCGCTCTTGACACGATGTTCTCAGCGCGGCGGGTCGCGCCGTGCCGGGAGGTCGTCTACCTGGGCGGAGGCGAGTGCGCGAACCGGAAGTGCTGCCGAAGGGCGGCGACGGCAGCTCGGCATGGTGGAACCTCGACGAGCCCACCGGCCGGGCGCCCTCGCGCGACCCCCGGAGCCGGCCGCCGTCGCGCGACCGGCGGCGAGGCCGGCCGCTGGTCGCGGCGCTGCTCTCCTGCCTGCTGCCGGGGGCCGGCCAGCTCTACCTCGGGCACCGGCGCCGGGGCGCGGTCATGCTGGTGCTCACGGGCCTGTTCGTGGTCGTCGCGGTCGCGCTGGCCAGCGAGCCGACGGCCGTGTCCCGCATGCTGGTGCAGCCGCGGTCCCTGCTGGCCCTGCTCGTGGCCGATGCCGGCCTGCTGGTGTTCCGGGTGGTGGCGGTGCTCGACGCCTACCTGCTGGGCCGGCGGGACAACTTCCGGGCTCCGGCGCCCAGCAGCGGCTGGCGCAAGGGGGCGGCCGCCGGCCTGGTCGTGGTGGTGCTCCTGACCGCGGCCCCGCACACGGCCGCCGCCTACTACAACCTGCAGGCCTATGACCTGCTGACTTCGGTGTTCGCGGGCGAGGACCCGCTGTGGCACGCCCGGGACCGCGACCGCCACCAGACCGGCAACGGCCTGGTCACCGCCGTCCCCGGCCGGGTCACGGTGCTGCTGCTGGGCGGCGACGCCGGGCCGGGTCGCCAGGGGCGGCGCACCGACACGATGATGGTGGCCAGCTTCGAGGTCGCGACCGGCAAGGTGTCGCTGTTCGGGCTGCCCCGCAACCTGGTCCAGGTGCCGCTGCCCGACGGGCCGGCGGCGGACTACTTCGGCGAGTGCCGCTGCTTCCCGCGGCTGCTGAACGAGCTGTACGCCTTCGCCGAGGACGAGCGGCCCGACCTGTTCCCCAACAGCCGCCGGCCCGGCATCGCCGCCGTCGCCGGCGCCGCCGAGGAGCTGCTCGGGCTGCCCATCGACCACTACGCCCTGGTCGACCTGCTCGGGTTCGTGGACATAGTCGACGCCCTCGGCGGGGTTACGATCAACAACCTCAAGCCGCTGCGGGTCGAGATCGACCGCCTCGGCCGCGAGGGCAGCCAGCCGGCGTTCGAGGTCCAGCCGGGGCGCAAGCACCTCAACGGCTTCACCGCCCTCGCCTACTCCCGGTCGCGGGAGACGACCAGCGACTACGACCGCATGCAGCGGCAGCGCTGCGTGATCGGCTCGCTGGCCAGGCAGACCCAGCCGGCCGAGGTGCTGGCCGCCTTCCCCGAGCTGGTCAAGGTGCTCAAGCGCAGCGTCGCCACCGACATCCCGGCCACACGGCTGCCCGCCCTGGTCGAGGCGGCCGGCGACCAGCCGATCAAGGTGGCGGCGGTCGGGTTCACCCCGCCGACCTACAACATCGGCTGGTCATCCGGCTACCCGATCCCTGACGTGCCCAAGATCCACCGTGCCGTGCGCCGCCTGACCAGCCAGGCAGTGGTGACGACCACGACCAGTGCCGACCCTGACGGGCTCGGCTCGGCCACGTCCACCACCGGGGCCCCGGCCGGCAACGGCGGCAGCAGCTCCAGGAGCAGGCCGGCCTGCACCACCTCCGCCTGACCGGGCCAGGCGGCTCCACGCGTGGACGGCCACGGCCGGCCGGTCGCCGGTGGCCCCGAGCACGTGCACGTGGCCGGCCGGGAACAGCGTGCTGACGCCGGCCCGCCAGGTCGTCCGGCGACTGGTGGTCCAGATGGTCGGGTCGAGGCACTCCTCGCTGAGGCCGCCCTCCACCACCGTCACGGCCATGGCGGCCCGCCCGTGCCCGTGCGCCGCCGTGACCAGCCCAGCGGGCCAGCCAAGCAGCCAGGCCTCGACCTCCGGAGTGATCAGCAACGGGACCGACCAGGCGCGCACCCGCGTGGTCAGGGGCTCCGCGGCAGCCGGGGCGCGTCCCGAGGTGGGGTCGTTCGCGAACCGGAGGGTCAGCGCGACCAGGTCGGCGTCCGACCAGGTGGATGCGGCAAGCGGGTGACCGGTCAGGTGGACGGTGGGGTCGGTATCCCGGTGGCCGGTGATGTCGGCGGAGCGCATGCGGGCGTCCTTTAGGTGACTGGAACCCGGCGCTCGAGGTGGCCGTGCGACGGCGGTGAGACCGGGCAGGGAACGGCTGGTTGACCGGCCCAGGCGGGCGGCTCGCCTCAGCGGAGGGGCGGAGCCGGGCGCCGGGCCCGGGGACACGCGCAGGACCCCTTCAGCCTCGGGGTGAGGCGGGGGTCGCGGTCCAGGGTGGCGTTCCGGTGCGGCATGGCAATGCGGGAGGGTGCCGTCTCCGCCGCCGGCTGTCAAGCGCGCAACCGAACCGGCCGCCTTTATCGGATCGCAACCATCCCGTGCCGCTGTGGTTGCCGGATCAACCTGGTTGATTGGGGCGATTCGGCTATGGTTTCGCCACCTTTGGTGCCTGCGTCCCCCGTCGTTCGGCCCTGCCGGCACCCGACAAGCGCCCGAACCGCCCGGGTCACCGACGATTGCCGGCTTCTCCCGGTGCATCTGAAAGGAGCACGACAGCATGAGGATCCGTCTCCGTCTCGGCGCGGCCACGGCCGTCGGCCTCGGAGCGCTGCTCCTGGCCACGGTGCTGGCCTCCCCCGCGCTCGCCTGGCACTCCAACGTCACCGTCAACGCCCGCTGCCTCGACGGCCAGGTCCGTGTCCACTACACGGTGGAGGCCTGGGAGAAGGGGCACGAGGCGACCGTCGACGTCTCCTACGAGCTCAACGGCAAGGTCGTCGAGCTGGAGTCCGACGACCACTTCTTCGCGCCCAAGCACAACCAGTTCTCCGGCCACTTCGATCTGCCCGCCGGCACCACCGGGACGATCACCTTCACCGCGGTCGCCCACTGGAAGGGCGGCGAGAAGTCGAGCGACAAGGGCAGCGACGACCTCCCGCCGGCCGACAAGTGCGAGAAGTCGACCACCACCACCTCCATGGCGACCACGACGACCATGAAGGCGACGACCACCACCGAGGCGTCGACCACGACCAGCACCACCCAGCCCGAGGTCGCGCCGTCCAGCTCGCTGGCCACGACCACCACCGAGGAGACCGCGGGGGGCGCGGCCACCACCACCACCGCGGGCGGGGGCCAGCTGCCCTTCACCGGGGCCAGCTCCGGTCCGATGCTGCTGGCCGGGCTCGCCCTGGTCGGCGGCGGCGCCGTGGTCCTCCTGGTCAGCCGCTCCAAGGGCCACGCGACCCGGTAGCCCGGTCGCAGGGCTTCCCTGACGAAGGGCCCCCACGATCCGGGGGCCCTTCGCGTACGCAGGCGGCGGTCAGCGCTCGGCGCGCTCCTTGAGGCCGCTGGCGAACTGCCGGAAGGACGGCCCCAGGTCGGGCATGGAGCGCCAGATCAGAGGCAGGAGCGGGCCCGTGTACTCCTCGCGCATGGTGAACCGGGTGGTGCCGTCGGTCCCCGGTGCCAGGGTGAAGGTGCGCACGCCCTTGAACAGGCCCAGCGGCAGGCCGCCGCTCCAGGTCATCCGCTGGCCGGGGGTGAACTCGGTCACCTTGACCGGGAAGGCGCGACCCGGGTTGGCCCTGGAGACGACCTTGATCTTCTCCCCGGGCGCGATGCCGCCCTCGACCCGCTCGACGCCCGAGTCCCATGCCTGGTCGCCGGGAGCGTCGGTCAGGATGGCCCAGATGGCGTCGGGGCTGGCGTTGATCTCGGCGGCCGCGTCGTACGACTTCATCCCGGGCTGATCCCCCGCCGGCGACGACACCACTACCGTCACCATCACCCACCGAGGCTGGGAGCGCCTCGGCGCCGACGGCCCGGGCTGGCGCCAGCACAACCTCGGCGGCTGGGGTTGAACGTGCGCCGGGTCGTCCACAGCCCTAGGCCCGGGTGGCCAGGACCTCGGTGGCGTCGACCAGCCGGTAGGCGTAGCCCTGCTCGGCCAGGAAGCGCTGGCGGCGCTGGGCGTACTCGGTGTCGTTGGTGTCGCGGCTGACCACCGTGTAGAAGCGGGCCCGGCCGCCGTCGGCCTTGGGGCGGAGGATGCGGCCGAGGCGCTGGGCCTCCTCCTGGCGGCTGCCGAAGGTGCCGGAGACCTGGATGGCGACGTTGGCCTCGGGCAGGTCGATGGAGAAGTTGGCCACCTTGGAGACGACCAGCCGGCCGAGCTCGCCCGTCCGGAAGGCGGCGAACAGCTCCTCGCGCTCCTTCACTGGGGTGTCGCCGGTGATCACGGGGGCGTCCAGCAGCTCGCCAAGGGTCCGGAGCTGGTCGAGGTACTGGCCGATGACCAGCACCCGGTCGGCCCGGTGGGCCTCGGCCAGGCTGGCCACCACCGGGAGCTTGGAGCGGGCGGTGGCCGCGCGGCGGTAGCGCTCCTCCGGCTCGGCCAGGGCGTAGTCCATCCGCTCCTCGTCGGTCAGGTCGACCCGGACCTCGACGCAGTCGGCGGCCGCCACCCAGCCCTGGGCCTCCAGGTCGCGCCAGGGCACGTCGTAGCGCTTGGGCCCGATCAGGCTGAACACGTCGGCCTCGCGGCCGTCCTCGCGGACCAGGGTGGCGGTCAGGCCGAGCCGCCGCCGGGCCTGGATCTCGGCCGTCATGCGGAACACCGGCGCCGGCAGCAGGTGGACCTCGTCGTAGACGATCAGGCCCCAGTCCTCGCGGCCGAGGAGGTCCAGGTGGGGGTGGCGGCCGCCGCGCCGGGTGACCAGCACCTGGTAGGTGGCGATGGTGACCGGGGCCACCTCCTTGCGCGCCCCCGAGTACTCCCCCACCTGGGCCGGCTGGAGGTCGGTGCGGGCCAGCAGCTCCTCGCGCCACTGGCGGGCGGCCAGGGTCGAGGTGACCAGGATGAGCGTGCGGGCCCCGACCGCGGTCATGGCACCGAGGCCCACGAGGGTCTTGCCGGCACCGCAGGGCAGCACGATCACCCCCGACCCGGCGGCGGCGAAGGCGGCCACCGACTCGCGCTGGTAGCGGCGCAGCCCGAACCGCTCGCCGGTGCCGGCGTGGGCGGCCAGCAGCTCGATCGGCAGCGGCGCCCCCTCGACGTAGCCGGCCTGGTCGTCGGCCGGCCAGCCGAGGCCGAGCAGCGCCTGCTTGAGCCGCCCCCGTTCGGCCAGGGGCACCGCGACCCGGTCGGGCCCCAGGCGCTCGCCCAGGTGGGGGGCGACCTTGCGGCTGCGGAGGACCTCGGTGAGCACGGCCGGGTCGGAGGAGACGAGCACCAGGCCGCCGTCCTCGGCCCGCATGACCAGCCGGCCGTAGCGCCCCATGGTCTCGACCAGGTCGGTGAGCAGCCCCGGCGGCACCGGGTAGCGCGAGTGCTCGCGCAGGGCGTCGGTGACCTGCGCCGGGGTCAGCCCGGCGGCCCTGGCGTTCCAGAGGGCCAGAGGGGTCAGCCGGTAGGTGTGGACGTGCTCGGGGCTCTTCTCCAGCTCCGCGAACGGCGCGATGGCCGCCCGGGCCGCGTCGGCCCGTGGGTGGTCGACCTCCAGCAGCACGCTCCGGTCGCTCTGGACGATCAGCGCCCCGTCAGCCACGCGCCACCCGCCGTTCCGGGTCGGGGGCCTCAGCGGAGCCGGGGTCGCCCGGGATGGGCTGGCCGGTCGGGGCCGGGCGGCGGCCGCGGAGGCGGTCGACAGCGGTGGCGGAGTCGATCTCGGGCTCGCGGTCGGCGCCGTGGCCGTTGGGGGTGGCCGCCGTCCGGTCCAGGCGGTCGGGGGCGACCCGCTGCACATGGCGGACGGGCCGGGCGCCCTCGGGGCGGGGGCTGCCGTCCGGCTCCTCGGCGAGGGGGGCCTCCCCCGCCTTGCGCAGGGCGGCCAGCAGCTCGCGCTGGCTGCGGCCGGTCACGGCCACGCCCGGGGCGAGCTCACGCAGCCCGAGGCGCCGGCCGGCGGCCGAGCGGACCGCGCCCGCGACCGTCGCCGGGTCGCCGCGCAGGTAGGTCGCGGCCCCGCCGACCCGTAGGCGCCCGTGGCGGCGGG
Proteins encoded in this region:
- a CDS encoding low temperature requirement protein A, giving the protein MATTTRRPWLRPPQLRTLDDQGERHATWLELFFDLVFVICIAEVVHTLEDYPSLGDFLGTAGLFVAVWWAWVGYTVYADRFDTDDLLHRVLVLGGMLAVIAMALSIHDALHGGAAQFAVAFVAVRGIVLLLNARARRHAAAARPLLNLYLTAFSIGASLWLVSVFVPEPARYVLWGVALLIELSAPWVGRHQIAKAPIHANHLVERFGLFTLIVLGESVISVAQGAAEVDWTAATVAAAVGGFLAVACLWWLYFDRIDDGTVRSVLRGLIWNYTHLPLLAALVSVAVGTEFVIREAATGTLERSTTLALGSGTALYLLATVVVGLAVRSGPDRTLWLWLAAAPVALAVGLLWPLGLPVGLFVVLDLVLVTLVAVDSVGRLR
- a CDS encoding DNA repair helicase XPB, translating into MADGALIVQSDRSVLLEVDHPRADAARAAIAPFAELEKSPEHVHTYRLTPLALWNARAAGLTPAQVTDALREHSRYPVPPGLLTDLVETMGRYGRLVMRAEDGGLVLVSSDPAVLTEVLRSRKVAPHLGERLGPDRVAVPLAERGRLKQALLGLGWPADDQAGYVEGAPLPIELLAAHAGTGERFGLRRYQRESVAAFAAAGSGVIVLPCGAGKTLVGLGAMTAVGARTLILVTSTLAARQWREELLARTDLQPAQVGEYSGARKEVAPVTIATYQVLVTRRGGRHPHLDLLGREDWGLIVYDEVHLLPAPVFRMTAEIQARRRLGLTATLVREDGREADVFSLIGPKRYDVPWRDLEAQGWVAAADCVEVRVDLTDEERMDYALAEPEERYRRAATARSKLPVVASLAEAHRADRVLVIGQYLDQLRTLGELLDAPVITGDTPVKEREELFAAFRTGELGRLVVSKVANFSIDLPEANVAIQVSGTFGSRQEEAQRLGRILRPKADGGRARFYTVVSRDTNDTEYAQRRQRFLAEQGYAYRLVDATEVLATRA
- a CDS encoding LCP family protein — encoded protein: MREPEVLPKGGDGSSAWWNLDEPTGRAPSRDPRSRPPSRDRRRGRPLVAALLSCLLPGAGQLYLGHRRRGAVMLVLTGLFVVVAVALASEPTAVSRMLVQPRSLLALLVADAGLLVFRVVAVLDAYLLGRRDNFRAPAPSSGWRKGAAAGLVVVVLLTAAPHTAAAYYNLQAYDLLTSVFAGEDPLWHARDRDRHQTGNGLVTAVPGRVTVLLLGGDAGPGRQGRRTDTMMVASFEVATGKVSLFGLPRNLVQVPLPDGPAADYFGECRCFPRLLNELYAFAEDERPDLFPNSRRPGIAAVAGAAEELLGLPIDHYALVDLLGFVDIVDALGGVTINNLKPLRVEIDRLGREGSQPAFEVQPGRKHLNGFTALAYSRSRETTSDYDRMQRQRCVIGSLARQTQPAEVLAAFPELVKVLKRSVATDIPATRLPALVEAAGDQPIKVAAVGFTPPTYNIGWSSGYPIPDVPKIHRAVRRLTSQAVVTTTTSADPDGLGSATSTTGAPAGNGGSSSRSRPACTTSA
- a CDS encoding acetoacetate--CoA ligase; its protein translation is MGVEPMWEPSPERVEGANLTRYLQWLRDRRGLAVGSFDELWRWSVDDLDGFWTSVWEFFEVGGPAPGPALAERRMPGARWFPEATLNHAELSLRRHDDHPALLFGNEAGELGTIGYAELGRRVAAAADGLRRLGVAKGDRVVAYLPNVPETVIAMLATASIGAIWSSCAPEFGVSSVVDRFAQIEPKVLVAVDGYRYNGAWHDRRDALTEIRRRLPTLEATVLVGPSGQEGGTAAGPDAATTTWGRLLEDGAGAELAFEPVGFDHPLWVLYSSGTTGLPKAIVHGHGGIALELVKSISLHLDLGPADRFFWFTTTGWMMWNFLVGGLLLGSTVVLYDGSPGHPDMGALWRFAERAGITYFGTSAAFVLASMKAGVEPARETDLSALHSIGSTGSPLPPDGFAWLYEHVAPDVLVGSTSGGTDVCTSFVTSCPLLPVHPGEIQCRSLGARVESFDEHGRPVIGQVGELVVTEPLPSMPLFLWNDPDGERYRDSYFSTWPGVWRHGDWLELTERGTCIISGRSDSTLNRGGVRMGTAEFYRVVESLDEVVDSLVVDVSDPGGEGRLLLFVVLRPGVELDDGLRGRIRGAVRAELSPRHVPDQIDAIAEVPRTLSGKKLEVPVKRVLAGVPLSQAVSEGALANPDAIHQVVALARDHG
- a CDS encoding SRPBCC domain-containing protein, with the translated sequence MVTVVVSSPAGDQPGMKSYDAAAEINASPDAIWAILTDAPGDQAWDSGVERVEGGIAPGEKIKVVSRANPGRAFPVKVTEFTPGQRMTWSGGLPLGLFKGVRTFTLAPGTDGTTRFTMREEYTGPLLPLIWRSMPDLGPSFRQFASGLKERAER